A DNA window from Thermocladium sp. ECH_B contains the following coding sequences:
- a CDS encoding oxidoreductase has protein sequence MKYIRIGRTGVLGSVLALGAMTFGEKNVWKLGGVDQELANKMVKRSIDAGINFFDTADVYDEGRSEVLLGRALTGYREQVLIATKVRGRTGQGVNETGLSKHHINIAIRKSLERLNTTWIDFYQFHGWDALAPLEEAAQAMQRLVEEGLVNYPGVSNFAAWQMAVLQTMVEERGYARYETAQMNYSLLNRDIEHEVLPFLDYSGMTLLVWSPLHGGILTGKYTNYEKPQPGTRMGNRGFFFPPFDPALAQQVVEKLKDIAKQQGATPAQVALAWLLTKKLIVIIGARTMEQLEENLGALDVNLKPSQVDELNELTRPKPQYPGWMIERQNKDRQVPIIE, from the coding sequence ATGAAATACATCAGGATAGGAAGAACGGGAGTTCTAGGATCTGTTTTGGCGCTGGGAGCCATGACGTTCGGGGAAAAGAATGTATGGAAGCTGGGCGGCGTTGATCAGGAATTGGCGAATAAAATGGTTAAGCGATCAATAGATGCCGGGATAAACTTCTTCGATACGGCTGATGTATATGACGAAGGCAGATCAGAGGTGCTCCTTGGACGCGCCTTAACTGGTTATAGGGAGCAAGTCCTAATAGCCACGAAGGTAAGGGGTAGAACTGGGCAAGGCGTTAATGAGACGGGCCTATCCAAGCATCACATAAATATCGCCATTAGAAAGAGCCTCGAGAGGCTTAACACTACTTGGATAGATTTTTACCAATTCCATGGATGGGATGCCTTGGCTCCCCTTGAGGAAGCCGCTCAAGCAATGCAGAGATTAGTGGAGGAGGGGCTAGTCAATTATCCTGGAGTATCTAATTTTGCGGCGTGGCAAATGGCAGTTTTGCAAACAATGGTTGAGGAAAGGGGGTACGCCAGGTATGAGACGGCTCAAATGAATTACTCATTGCTGAATAGGGACATAGAGCATGAGGTTCTCCCATTCCTGGATTACAGTGGAATGACCCTCCTCGTGTGGAGTCCGCTTCATGGAGGCATATTAACGGGCAAGTACACCAATTACGAGAAACCGCAGCCTGGCACTCGAATGGGAAATAGGGGATTCTTCTTCCCGCCCTTTGATCCAGCCCTCGCACAGCAAGTCGTTGAGAAGCTTAAGGATATAGCTAAGCAGCAGGGAGCAACACCTGCCCAAGTCGCCTTGGCTTGGCTATTAACTAAGAAGCTCATTGTTATAATTGGTGCAAGGACTATGGAGCAGCTGGAGGAGAATCTGGGCGCATTAGACGTTAATCTGAAGCCCAGTCAAGTAGATGAATTAAATGAATTGACTAGGCCTAAACCCCAATACCCTGGATGGATGATAGAAAGACAAAACAAGGATAGGCAAGTTCCCATTATAGAATAA